The segment CGATGCGCGATAGCTAGTTGCGCGGAATCTTCCGTCGTCAATTTGTGTCCAGTACACTCCTGGAGTAGACTCTCTCAATCCTTCTACCTGGGTCACTTTTATTTGATGCGAAGTGGGTCCTTTAGAAGGCGAGGGTTTAAATTCGGGTGAGACTAAGGGTTTGTTATCTTCGATATCAGAACTAACCACATTTAAGGGGGTTGCTACTACGTGCGTGTTCCATGACACTGTAAACACTAAAATTACTGTACATAAAACATATAATTTCCTCATTACATATGTTTCTCCTCAATCATTCAGGTCTTGGAATAGAGAAAGTTGTAAGGGTACCGTATCTCCCCATCGAACCACCATTACTGCTAGCCTTCCATTCTCTATTCAAAAACTTATGCATCCAAAATTTTCGCGGGACTTTTTCTTTAAAGAATCCTGATGTCAGGTAATTATCATCTCTTGGAAGGACCGTCAGACCAAATTTTTTGATTGTTCCACTTTCAAATCCTCTTCCTGTGGTGAAGTTATAAACAGTTGCTGACGCAAAAGCGGCATTTGATAACGATGTATTGTTGTTTGGAACCACTGTGGCCTCGAGAAAGACATTGTACATGTCACCCCTTACCGAAATACTGAAATCCGAGTCTATAAACATCCTTGCGTACAAATTGTTATGTTGAGTTGAGGATTTTGCATCTGTAACAATCATTCGATGAACGGTCATAGTCCCACTGTTGTACAACATTGGATAGGATTTGTTTGAAAATCTAGTGAAGTCCGCAATTTCAGTGGTGCCTAATATTTTAGGATACTCATGCGGCGTCGCCGACAGCAGATTCGTCCCCGTCAACCCAACCTCACGCATCTCCTCCAGATCCTGATAATCTGACGCCTCTTTAAGTTGTACCTGCTGATATCGGGACAGAATGACAGCAACCTCTGCCCGGGTCGTTGGCTGAGATGGACCGAAAGTACCGTCCAGATAACCCGTCATCAGTCCTGTGCCAAGCACCACCGATAGATAGGGATAGTCGCTCGGGTTTAATCCACCCTTGTAGTACTCAGCCACTGGTACTAGCGTATCCTTTGTATCCGACAGCGCCTGTTTAAATCCTTCATTTCTGGCTGCAAGCCCTGACGCCATCCACTTCGCCATCTCACGGCGGGTTAATGCCTCGTCTGGCTTAAAGCCGCCCGAGTAATCTGACGGCGTCAGAAAGCCCATCCCGATGGACTGTTCAATGCCAGATCTTCCCCAGTGACCTACAATATCTGCAAAAGTGCTAGAGTCATTCTCAACCGCGTTGCTCGAAATCCGTGACAGCAGTACGGCAAATTCCGCCCGCGTGATATGGGCTTGCGGCCGAAACGTCCCGTCGGCATATCCTTTGAAATACCCTTTAGCTACGGCATCCTCAATAGAAGCTTTAGCCCAGTGACTTGCTGGCACATCGTTAAACGAAGCTTTGGCTGCTTCCGCTGACTCCCCGTTCCCCAGTATGGCACCTATACACATTGCACCTGCCATAAGCGTCATCCACATTTTCTTCACACTCTTTCTCCTCCTCAATCCATTTTGCCTGCACCGAGAATCTTGTGTATCTCAATCAGCAAGCGACAAGCAGTGTTCTCACATTTGATGCTAATGAACACAGTTTTCAAAAAATGATTGATATACTTTTTAAGGTATATACCAATGCGTTAACGTTCCATTTCTGCCCATAGTTCCTCCATTAACACTTACTTCTTTATCTCTATTTAAGTATTGATGCATCCAAAAACGACGTGGAACATCTTTTTTGAAGAATCCGGTTCTCAAATAATCATCATAGGCAGGTAAGACTGTCGTTCCGAAGTGATCAGAAGTTGAACTTTTAAATCCTCTTCCAGTTGTGAAATTGTATAGAGTAGAACTAGGAAAGGCAGCATTCGTCAAAGAAGCATTATCGTTTGGAATAATAGTAGATTCTATAAATACATTATAGAATTTGTCTTTAATCGGTCTGGTAAAATCACCCGCCAAAAACATCCTTCCGTACAAATTCTTGGATTCTGTTTTGCTAACTGCATCCACAACGATCATTCGATGCACGGTCATTGTTCCCCGATTGTAAAGCATCGAATAGGGCGTGTTCGCAAAATTCTCAAAACTGAGTGGTTCCGTGGTTCCGTGCAACTTCGAGTACACATGCGGCGTCGCCGACAACAAATTCGTCCCCGTCAACCCAACCTCCCGCATCTCCTCCAGGTCTTGATAATCTGACGCCTCTTTAATCTGTACCTGCTGGTATCGAGATAGAATGACAGCAACCTCTGCCCGGGTCGTTGGCTGGGATGGACCGAAGGTGCCGTCCAGGTAACCCGTCATCAATCCTGTGCCAAGCGCCACCGATAGATAGGGATAATCGCTCGGGTTTAATCCACCCTTGTAGTACTCAGCCACCGGTACTAGCGTATCCTTCGTATCCGAAAGTGCCTGTTTGAATCCCTCATTTCTGGCTGCAAGCCCTGAAGCCATCCACTTTGCCATCTCACGGCGGGTTAATGCCTTGTCTGGCTTAAAGCCGCCCGAGTAATCTGACGGCGTCAGAAAGCCCATCCCGATGGACTGTTCAATGCCAGATCTTCCCCAGTGACCTGCAATATCTGCAAAAGTGCTAGAGTCATTTTCTACCACGTTGCTCGAAATCCGTGACAGCAACACGGCAAATTCCGCCCGCGTGATATGGGCTTGCGGCCGAAACGTCCCGTCGGCATATCCTTTGAAATACCCTTTAGCTACGGCACTCTCAATAGAAGCCTTGGCCCAGTGACTTGCTGGCACATCGTTAAACGAAGCTTTGGTCGCTCCCACCACCTTAGCGCCCCCTAGGAATAGCCACATACATAGCGCGCCTGCCATAAATGCTTTCCACGTGTTCTTCATTCTCTTCTCCCGTTAAATTCGGTATTTCTTTCCAGATTCAACTACAACTATGTATAACAACATTGCTTTTGATAAACGGTAAAAGATTCAATCTTTTACCACGGATAAGTATTTTGTTATGGACTTCTTTATCTAGATAGTGGGATGGACCACGAAGTCAAGGTACCATTTCCAATTCTACCCATATCCCCACCATTGTCATTAGTGCTTGTATCTTTGTTTAAATACTGATGCATCCAAAAACGTCGGGGCACATCCT is part of the Paenibacillus algicola genome and harbors:
- a CDS encoding S-layer homology domain-containing protein, translated to MWMTLMAGAMCIGAILGNGESAEAAKASFNDVPASHWAKASIEDAVAKGYFKGYADGTFRPQAHITRAEFAVLLSRISSNAVENDSSTFADIVGHWGRSGIEQSIGMGFLTPSDYSGGFKPDEALTRREMAKWMASGLAARNEGFKQALSDTKDTLVPVAEYYKGGLNPSDYPYLSVVLGTGLMTGYLDGTFGPSQPTTRAEVAVILSRYQQVQLKEASDYQDLEEMREVGLTGTNLLSATPHEYPKILGTTEIADFTRFSNKSYPMLYNSGTMTVHRMIVTDAKSSTQHNNLYARMFIDSDFSISVRGDMYNVFLEATVVPNNNTSLSNAAFASATVYNFTTGRGFESGTIKKFGLTVLPRDDNYLTSGFFKEKVPRKFWMHKFLNREWKASSNGGSMGRYGTLTTFSIPRPE
- a CDS encoding S-layer homology domain-containing protein — encoded protein: MKNTWKAFMAGALCMWLFLGGAKVVGATKASFNDVPASHWAKASIESAVAKGYFKGYADGTFRPQAHITRAEFAVLLSRISSNVVENDSSTFADIAGHWGRSGIEQSIGMGFLTPSDYSGGFKPDKALTRREMAKWMASGLAARNEGFKQALSDTKDTLVPVAEYYKGGLNPSDYPYLSVALGTGLMTGYLDGTFGPSQPTTRAEVAVILSRYQQVQIKEASDYQDLEEMREVGLTGTNLLSATPHVYSKLHGTTEPLSFENFANTPYSMLYNRGTMTVHRMIVVDAVSKTESKNLYGRMFLAGDFTRPIKDKFYNVFIESTIIPNDNASLTNAAFPSSTLYNFTTGRGFKSSTSDHFGTTVLPAYDDYLRTGFFKKDVPRRFWMHQYLNRDKEVSVNGGTMGRNGTLTHWYIP